A single region of the Candidatus Protochlamydia amoebophila UWE25 genome encodes:
- a CDS encoding OmpA family protein — protein MRIYSFYLVALLGSACLLQSCARNGSDVWEDTKSAGRHMNRGVRALGGKHGDSRQVHSKNDFECVDDEYSHQEGGFQDCDYSRADFIPLQDQANNEFAMADILARQPRETPGEIGSSIPSIESFQDPCMIPQLAAIFKTIYFDYDSSMIKGQANLQTIHQIADFMRRHPNVYIFIEGHTDERGPQAYNLALGSRRSNAVRNLLISEDVNPDNLFTISYGKERPVVLEKHEEGWSRNRRVEFKIYER, from the coding sequence ATGAGAATATATTCTTTTTATTTAGTAGCCTTATTAGGGTCTGCCTGTCTACTTCAAAGTTGCGCAAGAAATGGTAGCGATGTTTGGGAAGATACAAAATCCGCTGGCCGGCACATGAACCGTGGTGTAAGGGCTCTTGGCGGCAAACATGGCGACTCTCGCCAAGTTCATTCAAAAAACGATTTTGAATGCGTAGATGATGAGTATAGCCATCAAGAAGGAGGTTTTCAAGACTGTGATTATTCTCGCGCAGACTTCATTCCCTTACAAGATCAAGCCAACAATGAGTTTGCAATGGCAGATATCCTTGCTCGCCAACCTCGAGAAACGCCTGGTGAAATAGGTAGTTCCATTCCGAGTATTGAATCTTTTCAAGATCCTTGCATGATTCCCCAACTCGCAGCCATTTTTAAAACGATTTACTTCGATTATGATAGCAGTATGATTAAAGGTCAGGCAAATTTACAAACAATTCATCAAATTGCTGATTTCATGCGTCGCCATCCAAATGTTTATATTTTTATTGAAGGGCATACCGATGAAAGAGGACCTCAAGCTTATAACTTGGCTCTAGGTTCCCGTCGTAGCAATGCCGTTCGTAACCTTTTGATTAGTGAAGATGTTAATCCAGATAATCTCTTTACCATTTCTTATGGGAAAGAACGACCCGTCGTCTTAGAAAAACATGAAGAAGGCTGGTCTAGAAACCGTCGCGTAGAGTTCAAGATTTATGAACGTTAA
- a CDS encoding energy transducer TonB yields MHNDPTSLFFQTYTQQKAWWLIAIAVIFFHLLILLVNSTWSISPEKQQTTKLVVSTLILQPSAPPSSIKTLLTQEIDKSLVSSTSLPLTPENPLPAKTKPQDSSKSHKVTEKKSELKLESKPSPKTEPKKNTASSPKIKKTDPPQKTTEQKQAEKKKVKATPASTFEKEKQKKEAVKKENIAKETLAKDADKRLKQELAASQEAALKKEQQLLAKAKENLAKIGEAKQKSNSTTLTKIGESPILKQIQNLQIDTLPQGNSVQGELNGRDSSYREEIAQRLKLFLKLPDYGSVQVKLTIDRTGKIAQISIVKSESSKNQQYIEKNLPTIYFPAFGTRFEGLSQYTFLVTLNNDY; encoded by the coding sequence ATGCACAATGATCCAACTTCTCTCTTTTTTCAAACATATACCCAGCAAAAAGCTTGGTGGTTGATTGCTATTGCGGTCATATTTTTTCATTTACTGATTTTATTAGTTAATTCTACATGGTCAATTTCACCAGAAAAACAACAAACGACGAAATTAGTAGTCTCGACACTTATCTTGCAACCTTCCGCTCCTCCCTCTTCTATAAAAACTTTGCTTACACAAGAGATTGATAAGAGTTTAGTCTCATCCACTTCGTTACCTTTAACACCAGAAAATCCCTTACCTGCTAAGACAAAACCACAAGACTCTTCTAAATCACATAAAGTGACTGAAAAAAAATCTGAACTTAAGTTAGAATCTAAACCCTCTCCAAAAACTGAACCAAAAAAAAATACAGCCTCTTCACCAAAAATAAAAAAAACTGACCCCCCACAAAAAACCACTGAACAAAAACAAGCAGAGAAGAAAAAAGTAAAAGCGACTCCAGCATCAACATTTGAGAAAGAAAAACAAAAAAAAGAGGCTGTTAAAAAAGAAAATATTGCTAAGGAAACTCTTGCCAAAGATGCTGACAAGCGACTTAAGCAAGAATTAGCAGCCTCGCAAGAGGCTGCTCTAAAAAAAGAGCAACAGCTCTTAGCTAAAGCTAAAGAAAATCTAGCCAAAATAGGAGAGGCAAAACAAAAATCCAATTCTACCACGCTAACTAAAATTGGAGAATCCCCTATTCTAAAACAGATTCAAAATCTACAAATTGACACTTTACCTCAAGGAAATAGTGTTCAAGGAGAGTTAAATGGAAGGGATAGCAGTTATCGAGAAGAAATTGCTCAACGATTAAAACTTTTTCTAAAATTACCCGATTACGGATCTGTACAAGTTAAATTGACAATCGACCGAACAGGCAAAATTGCTCAAATTAGCATTGTAAAAAGTGAAAGTTCAAAAAATCAGCAGTACATAGAAAAAAACCTTCCCACGATTTATTTTCCAGCTTTCGGAACTCGATTTGAAGGACTTTCACAATACACTTTTTTAGTTACGTTAAATAACGATTATTAA
- a CDS encoding ExbD/TolR family protein yields the protein MIRNRFSFSHSSIPDEPAVNLTPLIDVVFVILIMFIVIAPLLEQDHVELADAPKFNLNNHQSVQENSPITIHVRSDNTIWLNQELILPHLLAEKLKQIKLKHPKITPQIFHDKKACFGTYQLVKNAAEEAGFSKVDIILKPA from the coding sequence ATGATTAGAAACCGTTTCTCTTTTTCTCACTCTTCAATTCCCGATGAACCTGCCGTGAATTTGACACCTTTAATTGACGTTGTGTTTGTTATTTTGATTATGTTTATTGTAATTGCCCCCTTATTAGAACAAGATCATGTTGAACTTGCTGATGCGCCAAAGTTTAATTTAAATAATCATCAGTCTGTTCAAGAAAATAGTCCGATTACTATTCATGTAAGATCTGATAACACAATTTGGTTAAATCAAGAACTTATACTTCCTCATCTATTAGCCGAAAAGCTTAAACAAATTAAATTGAAACATCCCAAAATTACGCCTCAAATTTTTCATGATAAAAAAGCCTGTTTCGGGACATACCAACTAGTCAAGAATGCTGCAGAAGAAGCAGGATTTTCAAAAGTAGACATTATTTTAAAACCTGCTTAA
- a CDS encoding LysM peptidoglycan-binding domain-containing protein: MNVKFSFLMGTLIMFPLLNCMSATYPNYSAHSNLPNQQSTRPVLDNNTIRFKNSLADLKHELSNHEAEIRIFENKLHNQESSLDQIRQQIVDDLEGQREYTRAMSINLEGKIDTLDKAVNGLMNDLRQLKNHANDSVNVLAQYKQKLVDVEKILEAQDQHISSLEAALHSLIDVWQARETATQEIANKQAINSSKTYKVQPGDSLEKIAKANKTTVKILRECNQLTSDLIVVGQVLKLP, from the coding sequence ATGAACGTTAAATTTTCTTTCCTTATGGGAACACTAATCATGTTCCCACTTTTAAATTGCATGAGTGCAACTTATCCAAATTACTCGGCACATTCTAACTTGCCTAATCAACAATCTACTCGTCCAGTTCTTGATAATAATACAATCCGATTTAAGAATAGTTTAGCCGATCTTAAACACGAATTAAGTAATCATGAAGCAGAGATACGCATTTTTGAAAACAAATTGCATAATCAAGAAAGTTCACTTGATCAAATTCGTCAACAAATTGTAGATGATTTAGAGGGGCAAAGAGAATATACACGAGCGATGAGTATTAATTTAGAAGGGAAAATTGATACTCTTGATAAAGCTGTCAACGGTTTGATGAATGATCTTAGACAATTAAAAAATCATGCCAATGATTCGGTAAATGTTTTAGCTCAATATAAGCAAAAATTGGTTGATGTTGAGAAAATTCTTGAAGCACAGGATCAGCATATTAGCAGCCTGGAGGCAGCTTTGCATTCTCTCATAGATGTCTGGCAGGCAAGAGAAACAGCAACACAAGAAATTGCAAACAAACAAGCGATAAATTCATCTAAAACATACAAGGTCCAACCCGGAGATAGTTTAGAAAAAATTGCAAAGGCTAATAAAACGACTGTCAAAATTTTGAGAGAATGTAATCAGTTAACTTCTGATCTTATTGTGGTCGGACAAGTACTTAAACTTCCTTAA
- the tolB gene encoding Tol-Pal system protein TolB, protein MYAFFFKTSNHWIQFLICFCLSLAPFFAHSIDEDPIVVRLSTDSSLVPLYLAPFTIEQTNFSPSYLKQLEDILTFDLNHNGSTYLSKRNASNDQLANAGELEDLGIAQTWQAQNIFYVIKGIIKENFLQVFILNTNTQNLKKCDPVMLTGDLSQDRRLIHRIADTIHKALFGVEGVASTKILYTVKTPLVDNKQKLSSEVWEADYDGENARQITQEKSFCVNPTYIPPKKGFLSGNFLYVSYQAGQSKIYIANLKDGKGQRLLKLKGNQLMPTLSQQRDKIAFISDATGNPDLFLQLFNPETGVVGKPQQIFSAKLATQSTPSFNPDGTKVAFVSDKDGSPKIYVIAIPEPGTSLKNIKATLITKRNRESSAPAWSPDGTKIAYCSRTDGIRQIWIYDFTTNQEKQLTQGPINKENPSWAPNSLHLVYNSADTNDSQLYLINLNQTEATRITSGKGEKRYPNWELRFDR, encoded by the coding sequence ATGTATGCATTTTTTTTTAAAACATCTAACCATTGGATACAATTTCTCATCTGCTTTTGTTTATCTTTAGCCCCCTTTTTTGCTCATTCGATAGACGAAGACCCTATTGTTGTTCGCCTCTCGACAGATTCTTCTCTTGTTCCTCTTTATTTAGCTCCTTTCACTATAGAACAGACAAATTTTTCTCCATCCTATCTTAAACAATTGGAAGATATCTTAACATTTGATCTTAATCACAATGGATCTACTTATTTATCAAAAAGAAATGCCTCCAATGACCAGTTAGCCAATGCAGGTGAGCTAGAAGATTTAGGTATTGCTCAAACTTGGCAAGCACAAAATATTTTTTATGTGATCAAAGGTATTATCAAAGAAAACTTTCTTCAGGTATTTATATTAAATACGAATACACAAAATCTTAAAAAATGTGATCCCGTTATGCTAACCGGTGATTTATCCCAAGATCGCCGATTAATTCATCGTATTGCAGACACTATTCATAAAGCCTTATTTGGAGTGGAGGGAGTTGCCTCTACTAAAATTTTGTACACAGTTAAAACTCCTCTTGTCGATAATAAACAAAAACTTTCTTCCGAAGTTTGGGAAGCTGATTACGATGGAGAAAATGCACGACAAATTACCCAAGAAAAATCTTTTTGTGTGAATCCTACTTACATTCCACCAAAAAAAGGTTTTTTATCAGGCAATTTTCTTTATGTTTCTTATCAAGCCGGACAATCAAAAATTTATATTGCGAATTTAAAAGATGGCAAAGGACAGCGTTTATTGAAGCTTAAAGGTAATCAACTGATGCCTACACTTTCTCAACAACGAGATAAAATAGCCTTTATTAGCGACGCAACTGGCAATCCCGATTTATTTTTGCAACTTTTCAATCCTGAAACAGGTGTTGTTGGAAAACCGCAGCAAATTTTCTCTGCTAAATTAGCTACCCAAAGTACTCCTTCATTTAATCCTGATGGAACCAAAGTAGCTTTTGTATCTGATAAAGATGGTTCTCCAAAAATTTACGTCATTGCCATTCCAGAACCTGGAACAAGTTTAAAAAATATAAAGGCAACTCTAATTACTAAGCGCAATCGAGAAAGTTCTGCTCCTGCATGGTCACCAGACGGAACAAAAATTGCTTATTGCTCCCGAACTGATGGGATTAGGCAAATTTGGATTTACGATTTTACAACCAACCAGGAAAAACAATTAACGCAAGGACCTATTAACAAGGAAAATCCTTCGTGGGCTCCCAATAGCCTTCATCTTGTTTATAATTCAGCTGATACAAATGATAGCCAGCTCTATTTGATTAATTTGAATCAAACGGAGGCAACTCGCATAACTTCAGGAAAAGGAGAAAAACGTTATCCCAATTGGGAGTTACGTTTTGATCGCTAA
- the murI gene encoding glutamate racemase, whose protein sequence is MAFNHLASSHAIGLFDSGIGGLTVMREMIRLLPQENLLYLGDTARVPYGNKSAATIIRYSIENAIFLLEKQIKVLVVACNTASALALPKLKQLFHLPIIGVIEPGAKLAAATTRNKRIAVLGTKGTIESGAYQSAIHQLIPDAIIFPIACPLLVSLVEEGFLYHSASKLIIQEYLKNLEKADVDTILLGCTHYPLLKPLIEEIMGSSVTIIDSALTCAQTVKKLLESHQLVNSNQHAIHQYFVTDDPEKFRQLGEYLFQSPLPLVELHKIIHS, encoded by the coding sequence ATGGCATTCAATCACCTTGCTTCTTCTCATGCTATTGGTTTATTTGACTCAGGGATAGGGGGGTTAACAGTCATGCGAGAAATGATTCGTTTGCTGCCCCAAGAGAACCTCTTGTATCTTGGGGATACAGCAAGAGTACCCTATGGAAATAAGAGCGCAGCAACAATTATTCGCTATAGCATTGAAAATGCTATTTTTCTACTTGAAAAGCAAATTAAAGTATTGGTGGTTGCTTGTAATACAGCCTCAGCTTTAGCGCTTCCAAAATTAAAACAGCTCTTTCACCTCCCAATCATAGGCGTCATTGAACCTGGGGCTAAATTAGCAGCTGCAACAACGCGTAACAAACGTATAGCCGTTTTAGGAACTAAAGGAACCATTGAATCTGGTGCTTACCAGTCTGCAATTCATCAACTAATTCCTGATGCGATTATCTTTCCAATTGCATGTCCTCTATTGGTTTCTCTCGTTGAAGAAGGTTTTCTCTATCATTCTGCTTCAAAACTCATTATCCAAGAATATTTAAAAAATTTAGAGAAGGCAGATGTCGATACTATTTTGCTTGGTTGCACCCATTATCCTTTACTTAAACCCCTCATTGAAGAAATAATGGGCTCATCTGTTACAATTATAGATTCAGCCTTGACCTGTGCCCAAACCGTCAAAAAACTTTTAGAAAGTCATCAACTTGTCAATTCGAATCAACACGCAATTCACCAATATTTCGTCACAGATGATCCAGAGAAATTTCGCCAACTTGGTGAATATTTGTTTCAATCTCCTCTTCCTTTAGTAGAATTGCACAAAATAATTCATTCGTAA
- a CDS encoding MotA/TolQ/ExbB proton channel family protein gives MYVNVNILANNPFFEAYSQSDVLGKLIFLALYILSICSWIVLIHKLWLTSQAKKYAFRFHEAFQLQKANPLSLDYDTINNKTHLNPFLDLYKVLKRQTLDVLAKNRHFHTQLSNTPQSPTFLSLSDIDYVASHLSTQVASQIKYLEKNLYVLSTTVSLAPFLGLLGTVWGILTTFAELQSHQSGGSTHQMVLSGLSLALATTVLGLLDAIPALIGYNYLKNEIRDFSMDMEGFSNDILAAVELQYRKVEA, from the coding sequence ATGTATGTAAATGTTAATATATTAGCTAATAATCCTTTTTTTGAAGCTTATTCTCAATCCGATGTATTAGGTAAACTAATTTTTTTAGCTTTATATATTCTTTCTATTTGTAGCTGGATTGTTTTAATTCATAAATTATGGTTGACTTCTCAAGCCAAAAAATATGCCTTCCGATTTCATGAAGCTTTTCAATTACAAAAAGCGAATCCCCTTAGCCTCGACTATGATACAATAAATAACAAAACACACCTTAATCCTTTTTTAGACCTCTATAAAGTTTTAAAACGACAAACTTTAGATGTATTGGCTAAAAATCGCCATTTTCATACTCAACTATCTAACACTCCGCAATCACCCACATTTCTTTCGTTAAGTGATATAGACTACGTTGCCTCTCATTTATCCACTCAAGTTGCTTCTCAAATAAAATATTTAGAAAAAAATCTTTACGTTCTTTCCACAACTGTCAGTTTGGCACCATTTCTAGGGTTATTGGGAACTGTTTGGGGGATTTTGACAACATTTGCGGAATTACAATCTCATCAATCAGGCGGAAGTACTCATCAAATGGTACTCAGTGGACTATCCCTTGCTTTGGCTACCACAGTTCTGGGGCTTCTTGACGCGATTCCCGCTTTAATTGGATATAATTATTTAAAAAATGAAATTCGTGATTTTTCGATGGATATGGAAGGTTTTTCAAACGACATTTTAGCTGCTGTTGAATTACAATATCGCAAAGTAGAAGCTTAG